From the genome of Argentina anserina chromosome 4, drPotAnse1.1, whole genome shotgun sequence, one region includes:
- the LOC126790459 gene encoding geranyl diphosphate phosphohydrolase, whose protein sequence is MENDTVAVATAASASIKVAVVVCLLRGDKVLIGKRRSSLGDSTFSLPSGHLEFGESFEECAARELKEETGLDICSIELLTVTNNLFLDEAKPSQYVAVFMRAVLADPSQEPQNIEPEFCDGWGWYEWDNLPKPLFWPFERVVQNGFNPFPRLNSC, encoded by the exons ATGGAAAACGATACTGTAGCAGTGGCAACTGCGGCGTCTGCATCGATAAAAGTGGCGGTGGTAGTGTGCCTGTTGAGAGGTGATAAGGTGCTCATAGGAAAGCGCCGCTCCTCTCTCGGCGACTCCACCTTTTCCCTACCCAGTGGCCACCTTGAGTTCG GTGAGAGCTTTGAGGAGTGTGCAGCAAGGGAACTGAAGGAAGAGACTGGTTTAGACATATGCAGCATAGAGTTGCTAACAGTCACCAACAACTTATTCCTGGACGAAGCCAAGCCATCGCAGTACGTGGCGGTTTTCATGAGGGCAGTGCTGGCAGATCCTAGTCAAGAGCCCCAGAATATTGAGCCAGAGTTCTGTGATGGTTGGGGGTGGTATGAATGGGACAATCTTCCAAAGCCACTGTTCTGGCCTTTTGAGAGAGTGGTGCAGAATGGATTTAACCCTTTTCCAAGATTAAACAGCTGCTAG